CGGCACCGCCGGTGTCCAGGGCCGGGTGTTTCTCCAGCGTGACTCAGGCTGTCTCTGCTGCTGATTCACTCCAGCCGAGGATCCGGGCTGTCGCCTGGAGCAGGCTCACGGTGCTGCTCTGCCGAGTGCAGCCGCTTGGGTGGGTTTGACAGCAAAAGGTCACATCCTGCTTGGTGCAGGTGCAGCAAAGGGGCTGCACCAGGATGTGCTCCCGGGAAAGCCGTGCTTTTGTGCTGGAGGAAGGTAGAACAAGAGTTTTTTCTGCtcgcagggttttttttttttgcagggggCAGCTCTTGGAAACAGATGCTCCAGGTAATGGGCTCACTGTGAGTGAgggaaggagctgagcaggACTGATGGGAGCATGACAAGGTGGTCCTTTGTGACCTCCAACGTGTGCTGCCAGCCCCTCCTTGCTCATATCCACGGTGAagagaagggaggaggaggaggaggtgacatGGAGGGGACAAAGGTCTCTCTCTTGGGCAGAGAGGAGAAATGGGAACATCCCGGTGTCACCAGGTCCaggcatcagcaggaggctgagctctgcctgctcctctcctcaTCCTGCCCTCTCAGACCTGGAACTTCTGTGGGCACATCACCCACCACTGACCCTCAGGGAGGGGGCAAAAGGACATCTCTGACACATCCAGGCCCCAAAGCTCACAGCTGGGAGCAGTGTGAACCTGGCATCTGGAGGGGTTTGTGATGAATGCGGGGGAAAGCTCTTTGAATCTGTCCTGTCAAAATTCCCTTTTCATGTCTGTTCCCAGTGGAAGATTGCTGCAGTCCCAGGCTGTCCCAGGTCCCCTTCATCCCCACCACTGCCATCCCTGGCACATCtccaggcacagctggagccCAGCACACCTTCTCCTGTACAGATCGTAGCACTTGGAGAAAGGTCCTGGACTGATGGCCCCAGGCTCTGAGCTTTTCTGTCAGCTCATGGGAGAGGTCTGGGGATCCCTCCCCATTCTCCACCCTTGGCCTTGGGGCAGTGGGTGGCAGCATCCTGGAGTGTTTTGACCTCCTCCAGACAGAAGAGGTTGCCCCACATCAGCTCATGGCCGGTGTAATTTTGACTTTCGCAGGTGGTTGCTTTCGCCTCGCTTTTCTTCATCCTGGTCTCCATCACAACCTTCTGCCTGGAGACGCACGAGGCCTTCAACATCGACGTCAACGTGACGGAGACCCTGGTGGTCGGCAACACCACGACGGTCCTGCTGACACACAAAGTGGAGACGGAGCCCATCCTCACCTACATCGAAGGGGTCTGCGTGCTCTGGTTCACCCTCGAGTTCCTGGTTCGCATCATCTGCTGCCCAGATAAGCTTCTCTTCATTAAAAACCTGCTCAACATCATTGACTTCGTGGCCATCTTGCCCTTCTACCTGGAGGTGGGTCTCAGTGGCCTGTCCTCCAAAGCTGCCCGGGACGTGCTGGGCTTCCTACGGGTGGTGCGCTTCGTCCGGATCCTCCGGATCTTCAAGCTGACGCGGCACTTTGTGGGTCTCCGGGTGCTGGGCCACACGCTCCGGGCCAGCACCAACGAATTCCTGCTCCTCATCATCTTCCTCGCCTTGGGGGTCTTGATTTTCGCCACTATGATCTACTACGCCGAGCGGATCGGAGCCAAGACGTCCGACCCCACTGGGAGCGACCACACTCACTTTAAGAACATCCCCATCGGGTTCTGGTGGGCCGTGGTCACGATGACGACCCTGGGCTATGGTGACATGTACCCCAAGACCTGGTCGGGGATGGTGGTGGGGGCCCTGTGCGCCCTGGCCGGGGTGCTGACCATCGCCATGCCCGTGCCCGTCATCGTCAATAACTTTGGGATGTACTATTCATTGGCCATGGCCAAGCAGAAGCTgccaaagaagaagaaaaagcatatACCCCGTCCGGCCCCGCTGGACTCCCCCACCTACGGCAAATCCGAGGAGAACTCCCCCCGGAACAGCACCCAGAGCGACACGTGCCCGTTGGCGGTAGAGGAGGGGGCGACTGAGCGGAAACGgtcaggtgagaccccaaagGCAGGGCCGAGGGATGGGGAGATGTCCGGGAGCCCTCAAGGCAACGTTTTTGGTCCCCTGTGTCCCAGATCCCTGGGGATGGTGCAGGATGTGGCCCCCAGCTCTGGGTGGGTGAGACCTCGGTGCTGGGGTCCCTCGAGTGGGAGGATGTTCTCGAGGGGTCCAGGGCGCTGCAGGTCAAGTCCCCCGTGCAGGCAGGGGGGAAAGGCCATATCCTGCTTTCCCAAAGGCCACATCCTTCCCTCCTAATGGCACAGATGAAGTCACCATGGTGGGTttcaaggtgcccctgcctAAGCCACCTCTCCCTCACAGTGACAGAGGTAAGGCCACTTGCTCTACTCCTGTGCTAGCCTGGTCATGCCCTTGGGacagatttttcctttgcttcctcCCACCATAAATCAGGGAACCCTTCACCAAAATTGATAAATCCACAGACATTCCCTGGGGATTGAGCACCTCCTCATTCTTCTTCTGGTAGACAGAATCCCTGCGTTGCTGCTCCAAATCCTGAGCAAAACCAGTCCCTGGATGTTTCTTTTACATCTCACACACTGAGCTGAAGTTCGAGGTTGGCCAAGTCTTCCCTTTGAATCCGGAGAAGGCCCAGCCCCATCTGTGGGCAGCTGTGGGCACCATCCCTTGGGCTGACTTTGGGGGTCTGTGAGAGCCCTGCCCCAGTGCCAGTGCTGGCCATGGTGGCTGCTCTGCCCCTTTGGTCTTGGTTTGCTGCCAgtgtcacctctggggtgtcTGGAACAGGAGGCACCTTGGTGGGGTTGTGTCCTgcaccagcactgaggtcagccctgggcagctgcacGTCTGGCCACACGCGTTTAACAGTGATGGTCCTTCCCCTGGGGGGGAACAGGGAGCTCTGCGTGCcccaagcagctcttttcctttaTAAATCTCCTTTTTCCACACGCCTGCAAATCCCACCTGCCCCGGGAGCCCTGGCAGTGGGGAGCAGTTAGAGCCAGGGGCTCAGGCCAGGCCCTCACGTGGCAGAGCATCCTCTCAGCCGACGAACCAGGGAGCCAGGGGACATAAATTAGCACTTCCCACTACCCCGAGCAGCCCGTTCCTCAGCAGTGTGAATTTTGGAGAGCTAATTCCCTCCAATTAGGTGGGTGGATCTCAAAAACCTGGGGTGTTTCATCCCCAGCTTTGGCTTCACACAGGTTTTATAACCCTCAGCAGGACTAGAGCTGCTTGGAATTATATCTGTCTGTGTCCTGCTCCCCTGGCTGCTCCAAAGGAGCGTGTCCAGGCTGGGCTCAGCACCTGAACTGGTGGGTGCTGCTCCGGGCCACCTGCAACCTGCTCTTCTGCCTCCTTGCACGGTCCTGCAAGCCCTTCTGGCCACCCTGGGCACTTTCTCCTGTGGTTCTGTCAGCTGCTGATGGGTCTCTGCCACCCCTTGCAGACTCCAAGCAGAACGGTGAGGCCAACGTGGTGCTGTCGGATGAGGAGCAGCCGCTGTCCCCGACGGACGAGGAGAAGCGGCCAATGCGGCGCTCCAGCACCCGGGACAAGAACAAGAAATCCTCCACGTGCTTCCTGCTGGCCACGGGGGACTTCTCCTGTGCAGCGGATGGAGGCATCCAGAAAGGTACGGCTGGAGGTGTGAGCAGGACCTGGGGAGGGTGAGTGGAGGTTGAGTGCAGCTTTGTTGGGCCGATCCAAGGCCGTGGTTCATCTCCATCCGCCCGCCTGGCTGTTCTCTGCTCCCCAAATCCACGTCTTCCTGCCTCTCCATCTGCTTCACCTCCGTCCTCCACATCTCTCCGTGCTGGCTCcacattttgttttctcctcccCAGTGGTGCCCGTTTGGGGTCTCTGAccctgtgctggctgcactGCCCTCCCTGGGGACAGAGTGCTCCAACCTCTGCCCCTCCAGCTCTTCTCCCTGGGGTTCAACCACTCATCCCTGGATGGTGGGAGTGGGACATCTCTCCTGGGGACATGGTGAGGTTGTGACTGAAGGGGACCAAAAGGTTTtcagtagggaaaaaaacccagaggcttttccttccctctcccctccgGTGGCTTTCAGTGGGTTTGAGCGTGGGGAGCCGCGATGCGTCAAGCGCTGCCTTGCCAGCAGCTCCGGGCTGCCAGAAAGGCTCCTCTGGGCTTGGAACGGGAGCTGTGCTAAGTGTTGAGGTTTTCCATGGGAAACTGAGAGGGAGATGAGTCAGGAAAACACAAACCCCTTCTTCCCATGACAAAACAAAATCTTCTTCAACCTGGTCCCAGACCTCCACCcatctcccagcactgcagctccagagagggTGAACCCAGTGCCACGAAATCCAGCTGCACCCTCGATTGCTGGGATAATTCTTAGGGCACAGCTCAGTTTTCCAGCTGTGCAGCGTTTTGCGTGCCCAGGGTGGTGTGGggtgctgtggctgcagagctgaCCTACTTCCACCTCCCTGGTACCAAGTGCTGCCCGTTGCTCACAGGGAACGGTGCCTGGGAGCTGGGACCGGGCATGGGATGGTGTGCTGCGCCTCTGAGCTGCTCCCCAAAACCTGTTGGTGCTTCGGAGAGCCTCAAGGGTTTGTTACTTTTGGAACTGTTTGGGACGGCACAGACTGGATGGGATTCAGGGAGGTGTTTGGGGCAACCACATTTATCAGCTGGAGAGGTGAATTGGTTGTTTCCTGCTGGGAAATCAAGGATTCCCTTTGGCATTGCTGCTCAACCTCGGAAAGAggacaaaaaggaaaagctttgcTCATCCTTGGGGTACCATCAAATATCTGCTTGAAACGCCTCATGTTGTCTCCCTGGACGTGCTTTTTCCTGTGGAGTTGGTCTCTTTTCTTAATGCCTGGTAAtgtggagaggggagagagctTTAGTCCCACTCCAGACTGGGAGGGGCAATGCTGAACTGGAAGGGATGGAGGAGAGGGATGAAAGCCAGTGCTGATCTTCCTCCTTAGAAAATGCTGAAGTCAGGCTTCAGCTGAAGCACTTGAGCCTGGTCCCACTGAAGCCAGGAAAAGTGGAGCAGCTCTAAGAGCTGAGGATCCAGAGCTGCTTTCACTCGCTCCCAAGTCCCATCCCTGGATCTCAGGAGACCAGGACGTTTCTGTCCTCgtgtggtggcagcagcagccctttGAAAGGGCACTTCGGTGATCATTCTTGGGGTGTTCTGGAGTCTTCCCTGCAAGTTTCAGAGTGCCTTTTACACTTTGAAATAGAAGGTGTGCACGGGTCACTTACCCCCATGTTGCTGCAATGATGCTGCACCTGGAGAAAGCCAGATCTGGggtccagaggggctccagtgATGCTTGAGGCCTTTTGGGAAGAGGCAACCTCAGTACCTGTGtcctgctggggctgtgggacagaCGGGTGGGACACTGTCCTGAGAGGTCAGGGCTGGCCTAGTGACATGCTCCAGTATGGCCAGGGGTGACCAGAGATGACCAGAGATGACCAAGGGGCAAAGCAGCCTCCAGCCAGGAGCCGTTGGGAGCTGCAGAGGCGCCTCTTCCCTCGCTCTTGATTTATCTCCTGCTGAGGCTGTTTGTTCTGGTACCGGgatgctggcagctctgcaaaTTGAGATGAGCTTGGTTCTGAGCCCAACTCGCTGATGGCCATCTGTCAGATCCTGGGACAGGTACTGGTGTCTGTGcaagctgtggaaatcaggagGTGGAGCCGGTTCGGGAATGAGCTGCAGATCTTGGCATCctttgtggtttaaccccaactCCAGCGGTTGGTCCTGTTGGGGCAGCTCAAAGAGAAGAGCTCCTCCTGTCCTTGGACCTGAGCCTGGAGAAGATCGAGCTGGATTGCTGTGGATTCCTATGTGGAATGTGATTCTTCTTCCcatggctgctcccaggggtaCTGCTTTGCTCCCTGGCTGCTGGGGATGGCTTCAGACCCTTCAGCACTCAGGTCCCGCTCAGCAGTTCCCAAAATTGTGTCCTGCTGGGTGCAGACACCTTGGCATGGGGCTGCCTTGGCACTCGAGCCCTGTCCTCTGCTTGGACAGAGGGATATGGAGGCAGGATGAGTCCAGCCAGGGAGACAGGTTAGGATGGAACCACGGAATCATTCgggttggaaaagagctccaCGAGTCCAACCTTCCCCCGGCACTCGGCCGCTAACCCGCGTACCCCAGCGCTGCATCTCTGCGTCTCTTAAAAAGCTCCACCTCCTTCCTCAGCACATTAACACGGCACAGCAGCAATTTCTGGCTCCGTAGAGCATCGTGCAGCTGATTTTCACTCTGGttcttgctgtcagtgcagGGCCATGGCTCGCACGTGGCCTGAGCCCGCGGCATCGAGCTGGGAATGCTCACGGCAGCAtcccctggggctgcctggCTGGGGGGCAGTGAGGACCAGCCCACACTTGCACGGGAACTTGGTGCCACACGAGCTGCGTGCCAGGCCTCTGTCCCCAACAACAGGATATTCCTGGGCTTTGCTGCCTCCCTGCTTGACCCCATCCCGTGTGCCGCCGGCTCCCAGCCTGCGCCAGCGCCCGGAGCCGAGttcctgcagggagcaggcagtgcCATGGTCCGGGGGCAGCCCCCGGGGGTCACACGATGCTCCTTTATTGGCAGCAAGCCCGTTCCTAAAGCAATCCCGGTGACTCTGGGTAGCCCCAGGGCGAGTTACTGGGACCCCAGCTCTGTTTAAGCACCGTGGCAATCAGAAGAGCACAACCCCCCTGTGCGTTGTGGCTTCACTCTGTGGTGGCACCTGGCCCTTGGTGTGGTGGGGAAGCACGACAGCCTTGAGGAAGAGTCTTGAGCTCCTTCCCAGGTGCTCCAGCGCGTGTGGCTTGGGATAAATTGATGGAGAGAGGACGAAGTGTTGGGCTTTGGGCAGGTTTGCCCCGAGCCCATTGCAGAGGGTCCCTGGGGAAACCAAACACCTTTATGCAGTTCTGTCCCAAAATGTGACGCTTGAGGCTTAATCAGAGCGAGCAGCGTGATTTGACCCTGTTTCTACGCCTGTTTGCATCCTTTTCTACTCAGGCTTCAGAGCGAGAGCCCCACAAAGCACAGCAGGTCCCTGCACTGCCGGCGGCTCCCAGCAAACCCCGACCCCACAGCGCTTCCTGCCAAACTGGTGCTGTTTGGGTGCTGGATCCAGGGTTGCCCCGAGCTTTCAGGGACCGCTTGGATCTCAGCATGGTTGCTTCCCACGCACGGCTCAGGGTGGCAGGGAAACACGTGAGCTCTTCAAAGAGCCTCAGCACACCcaaggggagggaaggatgAGCCCGATGCAGTTTTTCGGGAATGTTGTGGGGAGCAGGGGGGTCTTTGCATCCGCTGCTGTAGGTGGGAAACTCCCAGCTCCCCCCcccagctcagggctgtgctcGCTCCCCTCCTCGCTCGCTGTGTGGATCCGTGCCAAGAAGTAAATAAGGAAATTGCTCTTCTCCTCAGGCCTGCTTCTGCTCCCGCTTCCACCGCGGGGACGGGGAGAGCTTTGCTGGAGTCAGCAACAGGTTTGGGCAGGAGTTCCTCTGTCCTctggagctgcctctgctgcaCAGCCGGAGGAGCTGCATCTCCTCGGGGGGCTGAGAGGTGGGAAGGGGTTGAAGAatccctgctggctgctggggctggggaaaacaacaaaacaacaaaaaaaggggattttctgTAGATTTGCAGAGGCTGTGCCCTGGAGCGTTTCCCAGGTGATGCTCCTGTCTCAGCCTTGAGGAGTGTGTGAGGGTGGTGCTGTCACTGGTCTGGTGTGAGCCTGGATCCCTGATCCAAGCCCAAACCAGCACGGCCAGGCCAGCACCAGCAAAGCAGAACCCAAAGATGTGCCACAAACTCCTGGGGTGGGACACGGGGAGGGATCCCAAGCCTGGCACTGCCCAAGGGACCATCCATCACCTTGTTTTTCTGCTGTCAGGAGCTGCCTCCCTCCGCTCCCCCCACACACTTCCATGGTCTTGCTTTCCCTGGAACGCGCTGGAGCCTTGGGAAGGCTCAGGCTTGGCTGGGTTTGCTCACCCGGGTGCTCTCAGGGAAGATCCAGGCGCAGGGACACCGGGCTCATCGCAGCTGGGAGCATCATTAATTTTCCATATTTTGGCAGCAGATCCAGGGGACAGACTCATCCTTATCAGCAGTGCTTTGTGGacctaaaaattaaattttcagtgCAAAGACTTTGTGTCTTTCCAGCAAGAAAAGTGGCTTTTGACCTGTGAGGTTATTTCCTCTGGCTGTTGCTTTTTCAATAAAAGCTGGAGAAATCCCTGGCTCTTTGGGGGAGTGTGAAGGGTTCCTGTGCtcaaagaaatagaaatatttgcTCTTTAATGCAATTTCCTGTGGAAAATAATGAGCACGTCTACCTGCTCCTTTCCTCACAGAAAGGTGTCAGCAGCAGCTTGCTGCTACAGGGGTGTAAAAACCAGAGCTGGGGGAATCACTCCTTCCCAATCCCATATTTGTTTGagttctgctgcttttccccgTCTGCTTCAGCCCACAAAATCCCCAGACTCATTCCTCATTCAGAGCAATTTGGGAAACAAAACCCAGCACCCTACAGGAGCAATGTGGTCTCCTCATTGATGACTCTCCAGTCCTGGATTTGGCCGGTGCTGCTCGGTGAAGGGAATGGGAAGGCCTGGAGGATCCACAGGAGCCTGCTCGCCCTCGAAAAGCACTTTTTTCAGGGGGTTGCtcggggtgtggggctgggtgaCACTCAGCCTGGTGCTCTCAGCTGTCCGAGCcttggggcaggaggctgctcgGCTCTAACCTGTCTGTTTTCTTCACCGAGGCTATGGAAAATCCCGGAGCCTGAGCAGCATAGATGGTGTGGCAGGATCCGCGGTGGGCTTGGCTCCCCTGGCGCCCCGCTGCAGctccccctgctccctgcagcgCCCCTGCTCCCCCGTCCCCTCCATCCTCTAACTGGACCTCGCTGTGCCCTGCGTGTCCCTCCgtccgtccctgtccccaccacgCCGCGCCTccggtgcccagagcagcccgAGCTGGGACATCTCCGCCCCGCAGGAGCTGGGTCTGACCCTCTCCAGCTGCCCCTGGCCTGGCCACAGGGCCTGTAACGTCTGCACCGACCTTGTCTCGTGTCCATGTGTACGGACAGTCCCTGGAGTAGGTGTTGGGGTGCTTTTCCCCTCCTTGAATCCGTATTCATCCGAAATAAACCCTGCAATTCCCTCTGGTGTCGAGCCCTCCCTCCCGTGGGCTGTTTGCATTGGGCTAAAGGGTGGTGGAAACACAAGGAGGACGAGTTGACTCATAAAATTATATCTCATTGTGCTGGAAATGGCTGAATTCACAtatttttaggttttattttgtttgcttttttttttttttttttaaaccagccTCAAATTTCTGGAGGCAGCAGATGAATAAACCTCTattccctgcccagcagtgGTTCCCCTCTTgttctttgcctttttctgCCTAAATCCTACTTGTTCTTTCCCAGATTGTGTCTGCTTCTCCATCCAACCTCAGGGATGGGCCTGAGGGCCTTGGAAACCAGCCTCGAGATCCCGTGGAGGCTGGAGGGCCCTGGGAGAGGGTGCAGGGAGCACACAGAGGCTGGGATAATAGGCATGGATACTCCCATGAAGAGCTGGGAAGCGGTGGGAAGAGCAATAAGGGTCCctgggaaagctgctgctggtgttGAAGAGTGGGGAAGTGAGAGATTTGAGGCAAAATGATGCCTAAATGGATGGGGGAGGAATCCTTGTTTGGGATGGACGTGTGGTGGTGGGGCAGAACATTCCCGTGGGGATGGGAGCTGGGTTTGAACCAggccctccccatccctgggaggaTGAGGCTGGAGAGCCAAACTCCCCCTTGCGTTGCTGGTTTTTGCTCATGTGTGCTggtttttggggtaattttggatGATCTCAGGTGTCTTCCCGAACTAGAACAAACCCTTCAGCCCCCAACCTCTGGTTCATTTCTAGTTCTGTCCAGCTCAGCCTCCCCGGAGGCGTTTGGATCTTGGAGGGCTGCAAGGGGCTGGTGTGGGGGGTCCAGCCCTGGGCTTGACTCCCCCTCGGTGCTCTCTCGGCCTCTTTCCTCACTCTGAGCAAGTcagggctggagcccgaggACTTTTCTGGGGAGGAGAGCTTAGATTTGGGTgtgtttaaaaagcaaagagCCCCAGGAGCTTTGCTGGGGTCAGACCCTTCCCCTCCACCATGGCCAAACCGGAGCTGGTGCTCAGGGAATGGTGAGGAAGGAGGGTGCCTGTGTGGCCGGGCTGGTCACGGCTTCGACTCgatgaccttggaggtcttttccaactttaaggattctgtgattccatggtcCTGAAAGAAGCTGAGATGGATTTTGGCAGATCCCACAGTCAGGACCCTCCTACTCCACCCCAGGtttcccgtgcctcagtttccctcggTATGGAGAAGGAGCTGCCAGGAGGAGCAGTCAGCACATATCCAAATCAACCAACctaccttccttccttccttccttccttccttccttccttccttccttccttccttccttccttccttccttccttccttccttccttccttccttccttccttccttccttccttccttccttccttccttccttccttccttccttccttccttccttccttccttccttcctccctccctccctccctccctccctccctccctcccttcctccctccctcccttcctcccttcctccctccctccctccctccctccctccctccctccctccctccctccctccctccctccctccctccctccctccctccctccctccctcccttcctcccttcctccctccctccctccctccctcccttcctcccttcctccctccctccctccctccctcccttcctcccttcctcccttcctcccttccttcctccctccctccctccctccctccttccctcccagctgTGCTAGAGCCAAAGGGAAGCAGAAAAGAGGTGAAAACCTTGGTGCCTGGGGTTGGATGACAGGAGCTGAGCACTGCATAGACCTGGTGCTGGAGCCAGAATTTGTgtggatttggggagaaattgggCTGAGCTGCACCCATCCTCTGCTCAGGATGTGCCATACAGGCCTGGGGGGGTGATCCATCCCTCACCGCCAGCCCCTGCGTTTGTGtgttgggagctgctgccttccttgggTTCCTGTAGTTCAGTGCATTCCCACAGCAAATGGATGGGGTAACAGGGCAGGTTCATGGATCACCCCAAATTCCATGAACTGGGAGAAGGGGTGAGTAGAGCAGCACCATGCTGGCGCTCCTCTGGCTCATCCTTCcctctggaagcaggaggagctggaataTCTCCAGCCCCTGTCACCCTCTGTGATTTCAGTGGTCTTTGGATCATAAATGATTTATCCAGGGTCATGCTCTGACTTTGGGGACGAGCCAGGTATGAAACCCCGTCCCTTGCAGAAGAATCAGATCAAGATGCTCATACTTTGGGGTTTGAGTCTCTTGGAGGCAGAGGATTAAACCCAGAGCAGCCACAGATTCCAGGACATCCCGTCCTTGCCTGCCCCCCCTCAGGCTCCCGAAGCAGCTCATCCCAACGCCACAGTGGTTGCTTGGGGTGGAAAACCTTTGgtggaccccccaaaatctcattGCCACCAGAGCAAGGAGGGTTGGGCATGAGCTGACACAGAGCCGGCAGGATGCAATTTTTAGCTGGGGCGTTATGCAACCCGGGAGAAGGGATGACTAATGTGCAAAAGCTCCTCTAAAACAACCGAGCCCCGAAAGGGAGACGGAGGGATTTCAGTGGGAGGCACCGAACTGCTGAAAAACCCATCGCatcttctccctcttcctccccgCCTTCTCctgagcagggatttgggggatgcaGGAGGGAGAAAACAGCTTGTTGTTATTTTTAGGTGGGGTCTGAGTTGCTTTTGGGGGCGAGTTGGCACGGGTTAATCCCCAGGTAAGATTAGAAGAGGAGCTGTAGTGGATCAGAGGAGACCTCTAAATATCTCTGGAGCCCAGGTTTTATCTCAAACAGTGGCCAAAATCGGCTGCCTGGAGAATAGGATAAGAATAGAGCACGAATATACGATACTTCCCCTAAATATCCTCCCAGGGCTTATCTGTGCTGAGGGATCTGGTTAGGAGCGCACGTTCCAGCCTGGGCAAAAGGCATCGAGAGAAAGCCAAAGTGTTGGATTTATTCCCGAGAAACTGGAGCCCAACTGCCCCTGTCCAAGCCCTAAAACAGCATCTAAACAAAAATATCCCTGAGGGGTGTGCAGTGACTGTCAGGGCATCCCAGCATGGAAAGGAGAGGCTCCCGGGGATGGGCTGGGTGTGCTGGGTCTCGTTCCTGGCAGGAGGAtgagcaggagcacagggatgggcactgtGTGTGGTGTAGGAATGTGTCCCTCCCCTGTGGACAGCGGGATGTCCGGCGGCATGGGACCAGCCGGAGTTTAGTGCCCCGTGCCCCTCTCCCCGCCGCGGATGCAGACACGTGTGATGCTCAGCTGTGGGAACGGGGCCAGAGGTCAGGGAGCCATGGAATGGTGGGGTTGGAAGGGCCACGGGCAGGGACGTGTtctgctagaccaggttgctccaagctctgtccagcctggccggGGACGCTCCGGAGGTGCTGGGTGACATCgggctgccctggcagagccctcGCATTCctctgtctgtgtgtctgtctgcttTGGGACACGGACCAGCGCTGTGGGATGAGGATCGAACCCCTGTGACCACCCACCCCTGTGCAAAGAGCCAAACCAGAGCAGCCTTCAgactggggggatttgggagcagtTCCCCACTCCAGCATCAgctttttgcttctcttttccttctggaaGACTCAGAGTCCAGCCCTGCGTGGAGGCTGCACCGTGATCCCGGGTTGCTTGCAAAGTACTAATTTTTATTGTTGCAACAACTGCTCTGTTTCTCGGGAGATGCCTGAGAGAGCTGAGAAAATAGAAAGGCCTGTCAGGCAGCAGGGCGGGAGGTGAAGATGTCAAGAGAGTAATTGCTCTACCCAGAAGGAGCCTGTTCCTggcttccccagcactgccaggaaaGATCCTCACTGCTTATTTGATGACaattaagaaaaatagaaaataaatagcAACCCCATGGCTTGCCCGTGCTGACGAGGAAcagggagagcagaggcagATGCAAAATAGGATGCAGTTGAGCTTATAAATAGGagcctcccagctcccagtcTGTTACTTCCTTACCTCCGCCCGGGCAACCGATCCTAACGTTTTACCCACGGAAAAGGTAAATGAAGGCTcagaaagaattctgtgaaCTTCTGGGGAGAGGGTCACACTTCCTCCTGTGTGGGACAGGCCGGGGCAGGGAATGTGCCCTGGTGGCTGTAAAAAAGTAATGACAGAg
Above is a window of Aphelocoma coerulescens isolate FSJ_1873_10779 chromosome 26, UR_Acoe_1.0, whole genome shotgun sequence DNA encoding:
- the KCNC4 gene encoding voltage-gated potassium channel KCNC4 isoform X4, which produces MISSVCVSSYRGRKSGNKPPSKTCLKEEMGKGEESDKITINVGGTRHETYKSTLRTLPGTRLAWLADPDAQSNFDFDGKSNEFFFDRHPGIFSYVLNYYRTGKLHCPADICGPLFEEELTYWGIDETDVEPCCWMTYRQHRDAEEALDIFESPEPGGGAGGEEPEEEGGREMALQRLGMDDRPPGAAGAAGGGGCCRNWQPKMWALFEDPYSSKAARVVAFASLFFILVSITTFCLETHEAFNIDVNVTETLVVGNTTTVLLTHKVETEPILTYIEGVCVLWFTLEFLVRIICCPDKLLFIKNLLNIIDFVAILPFYLEVGLSGLSSKAARDVLGFLRVVRFVRILRIFKLTRHFVGLRVLGHTLRASTNEFLLLIIFLALGVLIFATMIYYAERIGAKTSDPTGSDHTHFKNIPIGFWWAVVTMTTLGYGDMYPKTWSGMVVGALCALAGVLTIAMPVPVIVNNFGMYYSLAMAKQKLPKKKKKHIPRPAPLDSPTYGKSEENSPRNSTQSDTCPLAVEEGATERKRSEKRPMRRSSTRDKNKKSSTCFLLATGDFSCAADGGIQKGYGKSRSLSSIDGVAGSAVGLAPLAPRCSSPCSLQRPCSPVPSIL
- the KCNC4 gene encoding voltage-gated potassium channel KCNC4 isoform X5, whose product is MISSVCVSSYRGRKSGNKPPSKTCLKEEMGKGEESDKITINVGGTRHETYKSTLRTLPGTRLAWLADPDAQSNFDFDGKSNEFFFDRHPGIFSYVLNYYRTGKLHCPADICGPLFEEELTYWGIDETDVEPCCWMTYRQHRDAEEALDIFESPEPGGGAGGEEPEEEGGREMALQRLGMDDRPPGAAGAAGGGGCCRNWQPKMWALFEDPYSSKAARVVAFASLFFILVSITTFCLETHEAFNIDVNVTETLVVGNTTTVLLTHKVETEPILTYIEGVCVLWFTLEFLVRIICCPDKLLFIKNLLNIIDFVAILPFYLEVGLSGLSSKAARDVLGFLRVVRFVRILRIFKLTRHFVGLRVLGHTLRASTNEFLLLIIFLALGVLIFATMIYYAERIGAKTSDPTGSDHTHFKNIPIGFWWAVVTMTTLGYGDMYPKTWSGMVVGALCALAGVLTIAMPVPVIVNNFGMYYSLAMAKQKLPKKKKKHIPRPAPLDSPTYGKSEENSPRNSTQSDTCPLAVEEGATERKRSGYGKSRSLSSIDGVAGSAVGLAPLAPRCSSPCSLQRPCSPVPSIL